A stretch of Elgaria multicarinata webbii isolate HBS135686 ecotype San Diego chromosome 5, rElgMul1.1.pri, whole genome shotgun sequence DNA encodes these proteins:
- the LOC134399211 gene encoding stromelysin-1-like encodes MKSICLVLLCAAVCYALPIRSEEENFELIQNYLERYYNFTTDGGEIFRRTSNPIVKKIREMQQFIGLEVTGKLDSNTLEAIQKPRCGNPDVGEFAFFAGQPKWTKKDLTYRILNYSPDMQEDDVKEDIKKAFRVWSRVSPLTFTRVSEGNADILISFGSREHGDFNPFDGPGGTVAHAYAPSTGIGGDAHFDEDENWTNGLKGSNLFFVAAHEFGHSLGLYHSQDPKALMFPVYNYPEHNQNVLSQDDIQGIQYLYGPSSDPSQDPVEDEKPREPVRPTQPALPTACDPHLTFDAVSPFRGEILFFKNKHFWRKHPRYTNIDFSLISEFWSFLPSGVDAVYENNDKDKAFLFKGNQFWAVKGDSRLPGYPKRINTLGFPKDVKKIDAAFFNANEKRTYYFSSDRYWSYDERSQTMEKKPRKIRDGFPGIEGEIDAAFQHNGSLYFFKGSDQYEFDPNTRRVTRITMANSWFSC; translated from the exons ATGAAGAGCATCTGCTTAGTGCTGTTGTGTGCGGCCGTCTGTTACGCTTTGCCGATAAGAAGCGAAGAAGAAAACTTTGAGCTTATTCAG AATTACTTAGAAAGATATTACAACTTTACAacagatgggggggaaatcttcAGACGGACAAGCAATCCTAtagtaaaaaaaatcagagaaatgCAACAATTTATCGGACTGGAAGTGACGGGCAAACTGGATTCTAATACTTTAGAGGCAATTCAGAAACCAAGGTGTGGAAATCCAGATGTTGGGGAATTTGCCTTCTTCGCAGGACAGCCCAAATGGACAAAAAAAGATCTGACCTACAG GATACTGAATTATTCACCAGACATGCAAGAAGATGATGTGAAAGAAGACATTAAGAAAGCTTTTCGAGTTTGGAGCCGGGTTTCACCATTGACGTTCACCAGAGTTTCAGAAGGCAATGCAGATATACTGATCTCTTTTGGTTCTAGAG AGCACGGCGATTTCAATCCTTTTGATGGGCCTGGTGGCACTGTCGCCCATGCCTACGCCCCAAGCACTGGCATTGGAGGAGATGCCCATTTTGATGAGGATGAAAACTGGACCAACGGcttaaaag GTTCCAACCTGTTTTTTGTGGCTGCTCATGAATTTGGTCACTCACTTGGACTCTACCATTCCCAAGATCCTAAAGCTCTGATGTTCCCAGTGTATAACTATCCCGAACACAATCAAAACGTTCTCTCTCAGGATGATATTCAAGGCATTCAGTACCTCTATG GACCATCATCTGACCCATCTCAAGACCCAGTAGAAGATGAGAAGCCAAGGGAACCTGTCAGGCCAACCCAACCAGCATTACCTACAGCCTGTGATCCTCATTTGACATTTGATGCTGTCTCCCCTTTTCGAGGAGAAAtactgttctttaaaaacaa GCATTTCTGGCGGAAGCACCCTCGATACACAAATATTGACTTCAGTTTAATTTCTGAATTCTGGTCATTTTTACCCTCTGGTGTTGATGCGGTTTATGAAAATAATGATAAGGAcaaggcttttctttttaaag GCAACCAGTTCTGGGCGGTGAAAGGAGATTCTAGGCTTCCTGGATATCCCAAGCGCATCAATACCCTGGGCTTTCCAAAGGATGTCAAGAAAATTGATGCAGCGTTTTTCAATGCAAATGAAAAAAGGACATACTACTTTTCTTCTGACAGATACTGGAG TTATGATGAAAGGAGCCAAACCATGGAAAAGAAGCCCCGAAAGATAAGAGATGGATTTCCTGGCATTGAAGGGGAGATTGATGCTGCTTTCCAGCATAATG gCTCACTGTATTTCTTCAAGGGATCAGATCAATATGAGTTTGATCCTAATACCAGAAGAGTTACTCGGATCACAATGGCCAATAGCTGGTTTTCATGCTGA